One genomic segment of Fusobacterium nucleatum includes these proteins:
- a CDS encoding GNAT family N-acetyltransferase: MEKIILIKPDLSYADEIIKYKEESLKENLLINGSAGLNRFSSIEDWLEELKKRSSEDTVPEGLVPSSTYLGIREKDNYIVGMIDIRHYLNEYLTQVGGNIGYSVRKTERNKGYAKQMLKLALEKCKELKIKKVLITCDEDNIASEKVILSANAKFEDIRCIDGENIKRFWIEL, encoded by the coding sequence ATGGAAAAAATTATTTTAATAAAACCTGACTTATCTTATGCTGATGAAATTATTAAATACAAGGAAGAATCCTTAAAAGAAAATCTTCTTATAAATGGTTCAGCTGGTTTAAATAGATTTTCTTCCATTGAAGATTGGCTTGAAGAATTAAAAAAGAGAAGTAGTGAAGACACAGTCCCTGAAGGACTTGTTCCTTCATCAACATATTTAGGAATAAGAGAAAAAGATAATTATATTGTTGGAATGATTGATATTAGACATTACTTAAACGAATATTTAACTCAGGTTGGTGGAAATATTGGATATAGTGTTAGAAAGACTGAAAGAAATAAAGGTTATGCCAAACAAATGTTAAAACTTGCCTTAGAAAAATGTAAGGAGTTAAAAATAAAAAAAGTGCTTATAACTTGTGATGAAGATAATATTGCCAGTGAAAAAGTTATTTTATCAGCCAATGCCAAATTTGAAGATATTAGATGTATTGATGGTGAAAATATAAAAAGATTTTGGATTGAATTATAA
- a CDS encoding type II toxin-antitoxin system HicA family toxin: MTSTEMIKLLLKNGFKQVPGGKGSHKKFFNQSTGKYTVVPDHKQELGKGLEYKILKQAGLK, translated from the coding sequence ATGACGTCAACGGAAATGATTAAATTACTTTTAAAGAATGGTTTCAAGCAGGTACCTGGTGGTAAGGGATCACATAAGAAGTTTTTTAATCAAAGCACGGGCAAGTACACTGTTGTTCCAGATCATAAACAAGAACTTGGAAAGGGTTTGGAATATAAAATTTTAAAACAAGCAGGGCTAAAATAA
- a CDS encoding pyridoxamine 5'-phosphate oxidase family protein — protein MEAKKEFLRMINECVEIALATSIHDFPNVRIVNYYYDEKNNVMYFATYTGREKISEFWKNNNISFTTIPMNRGKREHIRARGHVRESEKSILDLREEFSNKMADFAEIIDKYSNDLKVYEIKFSEVTVTLDSRYYEKVSL, from the coding sequence ATGGAAGCAAAAAAAGAATTTTTAAGAATGATAAATGAATGTGTAGAAATAGCTTTAGCGACAAGTATTCATGATTTTCCTAATGTTAGAATAGTGAATTATTACTATGATGAAAAAAATAATGTTATGTACTTTGCAACTTACACTGGTAGAGAAAAGATAAGTGAATTTTGGAAAAATAACAATATCTCATTTACGACTATACCTATGAATAGAGGGAAAAGAGAACATATAAGAGCAAGAGGACATGTGAGAGAAAGTGAAAAGTCTATACTAGATTTAAGAGAAGAATTTTCTAATAAAATGGCAGATTTTGCTGAAATTATAGATAAATATTCTAATGATTTAAAAGTATATGAAATAAAATTTTCAGAAGTTACAGTAACTCTTGATAGTAGATACTATGAAAAAGTAAGTTTATAA
- a CDS encoding ribonucleotide-diphosphate reductase subunit beta: MDRKKLFNPEGDDTLNARKIIKGNSTNLFNLNNVRYQWANQLYRTMMANFWIPEKVDLTQDKNDYENLTVPEREAYDGILSFLIFLDSIQTNNIPNISDHVTAPEVNLLLAIQTFQEAIHSQSYQYIIESILPKQSRDLIYDKWRDDKVLFERNSFIAKIYQDFIDEQSDENFAKVIIANYLLESLYFYNGFNFFYLLASRNKMVGTSDIIRLINRDELSHVVLFRSMVKEIKNDFPNFFSAETIYSMFKTAVEQEIAWTEHIIGNRVLGITSQTTEAYTKWLANERLKSLGLEPLFSGFNKNPYKHLERFADTEGEGNVKSNFFEGTVTSYNMSSSIDGWEDF, translated from the coding sequence GTGGATAGAAAGAAATTATTTAATCCAGAAGGTGATGATACATTAAATGCAAGAAAAATAATAAAAGGGAATTCAACTAACCTTTTTAACTTGAATAATGTTAGATACCAATGGGCTAATCAACTATATAGAACTATGATGGCGAATTTCTGGATACCAGAAAAAGTTGATTTAACACAGGACAAAAATGATTATGAAAATCTAACTGTACCTGAAAGAGAAGCCTATGATGGTATATTATCATTTTTAATTTTCTTGGATAGTATACAAACTAATAATATACCTAATATTTCAGACCATGTAACAGCACCAGAAGTAAATTTGTTACTGGCTATACAAACTTTCCAAGAAGCTATACACTCTCAATCTTATCAATATATAATAGAGTCTATACTTCCAAAGCAAAGTAGAGATTTAATCTATGATAAATGGAGAGATGATAAGGTATTATTTGAAAGAAATAGTTTTATTGCTAAGATATATCAAGATTTCATAGATGAACAATCAGATGAAAATTTTGCTAAGGTTATAATAGCAAACTACTTATTAGAATCATTGTATTTCTATAATGGTTTTAACTTCTTCTATTTGCTTGCAAGTAGAAATAAGATGGTAGGAACTTCTGATATTATTAGACTTATCAATAGAGATGAGTTATCACATGTTGTACTTTTTAGAAGTATGGTCAAAGAAATAAAAAATGATTTCCCTAATTTCTTCTCAGCTGAAACAATATATTCTATGTTTAAAACTGCTGTTGAACAAGAAATTGCTTGGACAGAACATATAATTGGAAATAGAGTATTGGGAATAACTTCTCAAACAACAGAAGCCTATACAAAATGGCTTGCAAATGAAAGATTGAAATCATTAGGTTTAGAACCTTTATTCTCTGGTTTCAATAAAAATCCATATAAACACTTAGAAAGATTTGCTGATACTGAAGGAGAAGGTAATGTTAAATCTAACTTCTTTGAAGGAACAGTTACTAGCTACAATATGAGTTCTTCTATTGATGGTTGGGAAGATTTTTAA
- a CDS encoding DUF4298 domain-containing protein, with protein sequence MKQKERIEKMEKILYNSSKLLEELEEILNKIEKDSKNYDELIKYYYSKNWSKDKEDFEKDLFPDVESAHVLTEDGIYDMMTSSTGLAIHMLELATKMLKR encoded by the coding sequence ATGAAACAAAAAGAAAGAATAGAAAAAATGGAAAAAATCCTTTATAACTCTTCAAAATTATTGGAAGAATTAGAAGAAATTTTAAATAAAATAGAAAAAGATTCCAAAAATTATGATGAACTTATAAAATATTATTATAGTAAGAATTGGTCAAAAGATAAGGAAGATTTTGAAAAAGATTTATTTCCAGATGTAGAAAGTGCCCATGTTTTAACAGAGGATGGAATTTATGATATGATGACTTCTAGTACTGGTCTAGCTATTCATATGTTAGAACTTGCAACTAAAATGTTAAAAAGATAG
- a CDS encoding ribonucleoside-diphosphate reductase subunit alpha codes for MSMERRKVINRDNMVEDLNIEKIREKLLRACDGLEVNMVELESNIDSIYEENITTQKIQASLINTAVTMTTFEESDWSYVAGRLLMMEAEREVFHSRGFSYGDFSKTIRKMTELGLYDERLLSYTEEELNQIAQLIDINRDMVYDYAGANMLVNRYLIKHDGKTYELPQETFMAISMMLALNEKEGETRVKIVKEFYNALSLRKLSLATPILANLRIPDGNLSSCFITAIDDNIESIFYNIDSIARISKNGGGVGVNVSRIRAKGSMVNGYYNASGGVVPWIRIINDTAVAVNQQGRRAGAVTVALDTWHLDIETFLELQTENGDQRGKAYDIYPQVVCSNLFMKRVKNNETWTLLDPYEIRKKYGIELCELYGYEFENLYEKIENDPNIKLKKVLSAKGLFKSIMKTQLETGMPYIFFKDRANEVNHNSHMGMIGNGNLCMESFSNFKPTINFVEEEDGNTSIRKSEMGEIHTCNLISINLAELTSEELEKYVALAVRALDNTIDLTVTPLKESNKHNLLYRTIGVGAMGLADYLAREYMIYEESINEINEIFERIALYSIKASALLAKDRGAYKAFKGSKWDQGIFYGKKREWYDTNSKFKDEWNEAFYLVETNGLRNGELTAIAPNTSTSLLMGSTASVTPTFSRFFIEKNQRGAIPRTVKHLKDRAWFYPEFKNVNPISYVKIMAKIGSWTTQGVSMEMVFDLNKDIKAKDIYDTLMTAWEEGCKSIYYIRTIQKNTNNISDKEECESCSG; via the coding sequence ATGTCTATGGAGAGAAGAAAAGTTATCAATAGAGATAACATGGTTGAAGACTTAAATATTGAAAAGATAAGAGAGAAGCTTTTAAGAGCTTGTGATGGCTTAGAAGTAAATATGGTTGAGCTTGAAAGTAATATAGACTCAATCTATGAAGAGAATATCACAACTCAAAAGATACAAGCATCTTTAATAAATACAGCAGTTACAATGACAACATTTGAAGAAAGTGATTGGTCTTATGTTGCAGGAAGATTACTTATGATGGAAGCAGAAAGAGAGGTTTTCCATTCAAGAGGATTTTCCTATGGAGATTTTTCTAAAACAATTAGAAAAATGACAGAACTTGGACTTTATGATGAAAGATTACTTTCATATACAGAAGAAGAATTAAATCAAATTGCACAGTTAATTGATATAAATAGAGATATGGTTTATGACTATGCTGGTGCAAATATGCTAGTTAATAGATATTTAATCAAACATGATGGAAAAACTTATGAACTACCTCAAGAAACATTTATGGCTATATCTATGATGTTAGCATTAAATGAAAAAGAGGGAGAAACAAGAGTAAAGATTGTAAAAGAATTCTATAATGCACTATCTCTTAGAAAATTATCACTAGCAACACCAATACTTGCTAATTTAAGAATACCTGATGGAAACTTATCATCTTGCTTTATAACAGCAATAGATGATAATATAGAATCTATTTTCTATAATATTGACTCAATAGCAAGAATCAGTAAAAATGGTGGTGGAGTAGGAGTAAATGTTTCAAGAATAAGAGCAAAAGGTTCTATGGTAAATGGATACTATAACGCAAGTGGTGGAGTTGTTCCTTGGATAAGAATAATAAATGATACAGCAGTTGCAGTAAATCAACAAGGTAGAAGAGCAGGAGCAGTAACAGTTGCACTTGATACTTGGCATTTGGATATAGAAACTTTCTTAGAGCTTCAAACAGAAAATGGAGACCAAAGAGGAAAGGCTTATGACATTTATCCACAAGTTGTATGTTCAAACTTATTTATGAAAAGGGTAAAAAACAATGAGACTTGGACTTTACTTGATCCATATGAAATAAGAAAAAAATATGGAATTGAACTTTGTGAGCTTTATGGCTATGAATTTGAGAATTTATATGAAAAGATAGAGAATGATCCTAATATAAAGTTAAAAAAGGTTTTAAGTGCCAAAGGGCTATTTAAAAGCATAATGAAAACTCAACTAGAAACAGGTATGCCATATATCTTTTTTAAGGATAGAGCAAATGAAGTAAATCATAATTCTCATATGGGAATGATAGGGAATGGAAATCTATGTATGGAAAGTTTCTCAAACTTCAAACCAACTATAAATTTTGTTGAAGAAGAAGATGGAAATACTTCTATAAGAAAAAGTGAAATGGGAGAAATTCACACTTGTAATTTGATTTCTATAAACTTGGCAGAACTTACTTCTGAAGAATTAGAAAAATATGTTGCCTTAGCTGTAAGAGCTTTGGATAATACAATAGATTTAACAGTAACACCATTAAAAGAGTCAAATAAGCATAATTTACTATATAGAACAATAGGTGTAGGAGCTATGGGACTTGCTGATTATTTGGCAAGAGAATATATGATCTATGAAGAGTCTATCAATGAAATTAATGAAATATTTGAAAGAATAGCACTTTATTCAATAAAGGCTTCTGCATTATTGGCAAAAGATAGAGGAGCATATAAGGCTTTTAAAGGTTCTAAATGGGATCAAGGAATATTCTATGGTAAGAAAAGAGAATGGTATGACACTAACTCTAAATTTAAAGATGAATGGAATGAAGCCTTTTATTTAGTTGAAACTAATGGATTAAGAAACGGAGAGCTAACAGCAATAGCACCTAATACATCAACATCATTACTAATGGGGTCAACTGCATCTGTAACTCCAACATTTTCAAGATTTTTCATTGAAAAGAACCAAAGAGGAGCAATACCTAGAACAGTTAAACATTTAAAAGATAGAGCTTGGTTCTATCCAGAATTTAAAAATGTAAATCCTATCAGTTATGTAAAAATAATGGCAAAGATAGGTTCTTGGACAACACAAGGTGTGTCTATGGAAATGGTGTTTGACTTAAATAAAGATATTAAAGCTAAAGATATATATGACACTTTAATGACTGCTTGGGAAGAAGGATGTAAGAGTATTTACTACATAAGAACAATACAGAAGAATACAAATAATATCTCAGATAAAGAGGAGTGTGAAAGTTGTAGTGGATAG
- the putP gene encoding sodium/proline symporter PutP has product MASYEIFITFGIYLIFLMSIGVYFYSKTTTHESYVLGNRGVGYWVTAMSAQASDMSGWLLLGLPGAVYLSGLTEIWVVIGLATGTYLNWKFVAPALRIQTEKYNSLTIPSFISQKLNDNKGYIRTFSAIVILFFFTIYSASGLVAGGKLFDSLLGIDYKWGVLIGGGTIIIYTFLGGYLACCWTDFFQGCLMFFAIIVVPVAAYFNGGGIDGISTAMDAKNISLNIFKYAKVLSLPVIISGLGWGLGYFGQPHIIVRFMSIDSADELWKSRLIAMIWVFISLLGAIAVGVTGIGVFTDISQMGGDAEKVFIFLIHKLFNPWIAGILFAAILSAIMSTISSQLLVSSNTLTEDFYKYIVKREKSHKEMIWVGRICVIVIFAIASVLAMNPGSKVLELVSYAWAGFGGVFSPVILFTLYKKNLHWKTVLTSMIIATITVIAWKTSGLGNVIYEIVPSFVINCISIYILEKFRVFEDKKVEVLVK; this is encoded by the coding sequence ATGGCAAGTTATGAAATTTTTATTACATTTGGGATTTATTTAATATTTTTAATGTCAATAGGAGTCTATTTTTATTCAAAAACCACCACTCACGAGTCTTATGTTTTAGGAAATAGAGGGGTTGGGTATTGGGTAACAGCAATGTCTGCACAAGCAAGTGATATGAGTGGTTGGTTACTTTTAGGATTACCAGGAGCTGTATATCTAAGTGGGCTTACAGAAATTTGGGTAGTTATTGGTTTAGCAACAGGAACTTATCTTAACTGGAAATTTGTAGCCCCTGCTTTAAGAATACAAACAGAAAAATATAATTCACTTACTATACCTTCATTTATTTCACAAAAATTAAATGATAATAAGGGTTATATAAGGACATTTTCTGCAATAGTAATCTTATTTTTCTTTACTATCTATTCAGCTTCAGGTTTAGTTGCAGGAGGAAAATTATTCGATTCTTTACTTGGAATTGACTATAAATGGGGAGTGTTAATAGGAGGAGGAACAATAATTATCTATACTTTCTTAGGAGGTTATTTAGCTTGTTGTTGGACAGATTTTTTCCAAGGTTGTTTGATGTTTTTTGCAATAATTGTTGTACCAGTAGCTGCATACTTTAATGGTGGTGGAATAGATGGGATTAGTACTGCAATGGATGCAAAAAATATTTCATTAAACATTTTTAAATATGCTAAGGTTTTAAGCTTACCAGTTATTATATCAGGTTTAGGTTGGGGATTAGGATATTTTGGACAACCTCATATAATTGTAAGATTTATGAGTATAGATAGTGCAGATGAGCTATGGAAATCAAGACTTATAGCTATGATTTGGGTATTTATTTCACTTTTAGGGGCAATAGCAGTAGGTGTAACAGGAATAGGAGTTTTCACAGATATTTCTCAAATGGGTGGAGATGCAGAAAAGGTATTTATATTCTTAATTCATAAATTATTTAATCCTTGGATAGCAGGAATATTATTTGCAGCAATTTTATCTGCAATAATGTCAACTATATCTTCTCAACTTTTGGTATCATCAAATACTTTAACAGAAGATTTCTATAAGTATATAGTTAAAAGAGAAAAATCTCATAAAGAAATGATTTGGGTAGGAAGAATTTGTGTTATTGTTATTTTTGCTATAGCAAGCGTACTTGCTATGAATCCAGGGTCTAAGGTGTTGGAATTAGTTTCTTATGCTTGGGCAGGTTTTGGAGGAGTGTTCTCACCAGTTATTCTATTTACATTATATAAGAAGAATTTACATTGGAAAACTGTTTTAACATCTATGATAATAGCAACAATAACTGTTATAGCTTGGAAAACAAGTGGTTTGGGAAATGTTATTTATGAAATAGTACCATCATTTGTAATTAACTGTATTTCTATTTACATATTAGAAAAATTTAGAGTGTTTGAAGATAAAAAAGTGGAAGTGTTAGTTAAATAA
- a CDS encoding type II toxin-antitoxin system HicB family antitoxin, giving the protein MLIYPAIFHKAIEGGYIVVFPDFNDGATEGQTLEQAMEMAEDYIGTYLYDDFIKGKELPKASDINKVSLEIPEDEKEFYIEGESFKTLVSLDMIKYVNECKSATIRKNVTIPSWLNEMGKSHNLNFSNLLQEAIKKELDIE; this is encoded by the coding sequence ATGTTAATATATCCAGCAATATTTCATAAAGCAATTGAAGGAGGCTATATAGTTGTATTTCCAGATTTTAATGATGGTGCAACAGAAGGGCAAACATTAGAACAAGCTATGGAGATGGCAGAAGATTATATAGGAACTTATTTATATGATGACTTTATAAAAGGAAAAGAACTACCTAAGGCTAGTGATATAAATAAAGTATCATTAGAAATTCCAGAAGATGAAAAAGAATTTTATATTGAAGGAGAAAGTTTTAAAACATTAGTTAGTTTAGATATGATAAAGTACGTCAATGAATGTAAAAGTGCTACTATTAGAAAAAATGTAACTATTCCTAGCTGGTTGAATGAAATGGGGAAGAGCCATAATCTTAATTTTTCTAATTTATTACAAGAAGCTATAAAAAAAGAATTAGATATTGAATAG
- a CDS encoding ferredoxin--NADP reductase, with amino-acid sequence MKKLYDLSLIERNNVAENTIELIFTKPSDYDFKIGQYTFLDVANKGENKIVRALSIASHPDEDILRFVMRISDSDFKTRCLELKNGDNATITQATGNFCFKFSDKEIVFLISGIGIAPIIPMLMELEKINYQGKVSLFYSNRTLAKTTYHERLGNYNIKNYNYNPVFTGIQPRINIDLLKEKLDDIYNSNYYIIGTSDFIKTMKTLLEENHIDKKNYLVDNFG; translated from the coding sequence ATGAAAAAATTATATGATTTAAGTTTAATTGAAAGAAATAATGTAGCAGAAAATACAATAGAGTTAATTTTCACTAAACCAAGTGATTATGATTTCAAAATAGGACAATACACATTTTTAGATGTTGCTAATAAAGGAGAGAATAAAATTGTAAGGGCATTATCAATAGCTTCTCATCCTGATGAAGACATTTTAAGATTTGTTATGAGAATAAGTGATAGTGATTTTAAAACTAGATGTTTAGAACTGAAAAATGGTGACAATGCAACTATTACTCAAGCAACTGGAAATTTTTGTTTTAAATTCTCTGACAAGGAAATTGTATTTCTAATTTCAGGCATAGGTATTGCTCCAATTATACCAATGCTTATGGAACTTGAAAAAATAAATTATCAAGGTAAAGTTAGCCTATTCTATTCTAATAGAACTCTAGCTAAAACTACTTATCATGAAAGATTAGGAAATTATAACATTAAAAATTATAATTATAACCCTGTGTTTACTGGTATACAACCTAGAATAAACATAGATTTATTAAAAGAAAAATTAGATGATATTTATAACTCAAATTATTATATTATAGGGACAAGTGATTTTATTAAGACTATGAAAACACTTTTAGAAGAAAATCATATTGATAAAAAAAATTATTTAGTTGATAATTTTGGGTAA
- the serS gene encoding serine--tRNA ligase, whose translation MLELKFMRENVEMLKEMLKNRNSNVDMDAFVELDSKRREVLSEVESLKRERNNASAEIANLKKEKKDANHLIEKMGEVSAKIKDLDAELVEIDEKIKDIQLNIPNVYHPSTPIGPDEDHNLEIRKWGVPKKFDFEPKSHWDIGENLGILDFERGAKLSGSRFVLYRGAAARLERAIINFMLDVHTLEEGYTEHITPFMVKAEVCEGTGQLPKFEEDMYKTTDDMYLISTSEITMTNIHRKEILEQSELPKYYTAYSPCFRREAGSYGKDVKGLIRLHQFNKVEMVKITDAESSYDELEKMVNNAETILQRLELPYRVIQLCSGDIGFSAAKTYDLEVWLPSQNKYREISSCSNCEAFQARRMGLKYRVPNGSEFCHTLNGSGLAVGRTLVAIMENYQQEDGSFLVPKVLIPYMGGVDVIKK comes from the coding sequence ATGCTAGAATTAAAATTTATGCGTGAAAATGTTGAAATGCTAAAAGAAATGCTAAAAAATAGAAATAGCAATGTTGATATGGATGCTTTTGTTGAATTAGATTCAAAGAGAAGAGAAGTTTTATCCGAAGTTGAAAGTTTAAAAAGAGAAAGAAATAATGCTTCAGCAGAAATTGCAAATTTAAAGAAAGAAAAGAAAGATGCTAACCATTTAATAGAAAAAATGGGAGAAGTTTCTGCAAAAATAAAAGACTTAGATGCTGAACTTGTTGAAATAGATGAAAAAATTAAAGATATACAATTAAATATACCTAATGTATACCACCCATCAACTCCTATTGGTCCTGATGAAGATCATAACCTTGAAATCAGAAAATGGGGAGTACCTAAGAAATTTGATTTTGAACCAAAATCACACTGGGATATTGGAGAAAATTTAGGAATATTAGATTTTGAAAGAGGAGCAAAATTAAGTGGTTCAAGATTTGTTCTATATAGAGGAGCAGCTGCAAGATTAGAAAGAGCCATAATTAATTTTATGCTTGATGTCCATACTTTGGAAGAAGGTTACACAGAACACATAACTCCATTTATGGTTAAAGCAGAAGTTTGTGAAGGAACAGGTCAACTTCCAAAATTTGAAGAAGATATGTACAAAACAACTGATGATATGTATTTAATTTCTACTTCTGAAATTACTATGACAAATATCCATAGAAAAGAAATTTTAGAACAATCTGAATTACCTAAATATTACACTGCTTATTCTCCTTGTTTCAGAAGAGAAGCTGGTTCTTATGGAAAAGATGTAAAAGGTTTAATAAGATTACACCAATTTAATAAGGTAGAAATGGTTAAAATAACAGATGCAGAGTCTTCTTATGATGAACTTGAAAAAATGGTAAACAATGCTGAAACAATCTTACAAAGACTAGAATTACCTTATCGTGTAATTCAACTTTGTTCTGGGGATATAGGTTTCAGTGCTGCTAAAACTTATGACTTAGAAGTTTGGTTACCATCTCAAAATAAATACAGAGAAATTTCTTCTTGTTCAAACTGTGAAGCATTCCAAGCTAGAAGAATGGGATTAAAATACAGAGTACCTAATGGAAGCGAATTCTGCCATACTTTAAATGGTTCAGGACTTGCAGTAGGTAGAACATTGGTTGCTATTATGGAAAATTACCAACAAGAAGATGGTTCTTTCTTAGTTCCTAAGGTATTAATTCCTTATATGGGTGGAGTAGATGTTATTAAAAAGTAG
- a CDS encoding glutaredoxin domain-containing protein: MIKVYGKENCSKCLSLKNILTDRNIEFEYIEDMKSLMIVASKARIMSAPVIEYNDNVYTMEAFLKVI, encoded by the coding sequence ATGATAAAGGTTTATGGAAAAGAAAATTGTAGTAAATGTCTATCTTTAAAAAATATATTAACTGATAGAAATATTGAGTTTGAATATATTGAAGATATGAAATCACTTATGATAGTGGCAAGCAAAGCAAGAATAATGAGTGCACCAGTGATAGAATACAATGATAATGTATACACAATGGAAGCATTTTTAAAGGTGATTTAA
- a CDS encoding flavin reductase family protein — MRKNFSKKTVLLPLPVYIIGTYDENGKANAMNLAWGVQCGYHEVSLSIAREHKTMENILLKKAFTISLATKSTKDIADYFGIVSGNKVDKIEKSGVHVVKSKNIDAPIIEEFPLTLECKVIDIQEEFGDYRVVAEIVNTLADESVLNEKGEIDVDKLELITFDSLTNSYRILGEKVGQAFKDGAKIK; from the coding sequence ATGAGGAAAAATTTTAGTAAAAAGACAGTATTATTACCTTTACCTGTATATATTATAGGGACTTATGATGAAAATGGAAAAGCTAATGCTATGAATTTAGCTTGGGGAGTACAATGTGGTTATCATGAAGTTTCATTGAGCATAGCAAGAGAACATAAAACTATGGAAAATATTTTATTAAAGAAAGCATTTACAATAAGTTTAGCAACTAAATCTACAAAAGATATTGCAGATTATTTTGGAATAGTGTCAGGAAATAAAGTTGATAAAATAGAAAAATCAGGAGTACATGTAGTAAAAAGTAAAAATATTGATGCACCAATTATAGAAGAATTTCCATTGACACTTGAATGTAAAGTTATAGATATTCAAGAAGAATTTGGAGATTATAGAGTAGTTGCAGAAATTGTAAATACATTAGCAGATGAATCTGTCTTAAATGAAAAAGGTGAAATAGATGTAGATAAATTAGAGCTTATAACTTTTGATTCACTAACAAATTCATATCGTATACTTGGAGAAAAGGTTGGACAAGCATTTAAAGATGGAGCAAAAATAAAATAA
- a CDS encoding S66 peptidase family protein, with amino-acid sequence MEKKVIGVYAPANAAHIWFEEKYLFAKKQLENIGFEIVEGNLVKDKIYQGYRTASAKERAEEMMHLIKNKDIDIMMPVIGGYNSGSLLPYLDFDEIEKSKKKFFGYSDITAIQMAILKKTDLKPIYGGSLIPTFGEYEGISPFLKNTLENLFFKKSYSLEEPEFYSNKLLNAFTDEWKTKKREYTKNEGWKILNEGEIEGEVIVANIATLVSLLATEYVPHFKDKILILEEMNATIDLEERNLNTLKISGVFEGVKELIFGKPEVYNNKNSNLEYIDIIKEVLGKRDYPIIYNFDCGHTIPSLMISQDSLLSLKASDKEGIKVEILKNSFIDD; translated from the coding sequence ATGGAAAAGAAAGTGATAGGCGTATATGCACCAGCAAATGCTGCACATATATGGTTTGAAGAAAAATATTTATTTGCAAAGAAACAACTTGAAAATATAGGTTTTGAAATAGTAGAAGGAAATTTAGTAAAAGATAAAATATATCAAGGTTACAGAACTGCTTCTGCAAAGGAAAGAGCAGAAGAAATGATGCATCTTATAAAAAATAAGGATATAGATATTATGATGCCTGTGATAGGGGGCTATAATTCAGGAAGTTTATTACCATATTTAGATTTTGATGAAATTGAAAAAAGCAAAAAGAAATTTTTTGGATATAGTGATATAACTGCTATTCAAATGGCAATTTTAAAAAAGACTGATTTAAAACCAATTTATGGAGGAAGTTTAATACCTACTTTTGGAGAGTATGAGGGTATATCTCCATTTTTAAAAAATACTTTGGAAAATTTATTTTTTAAAAAGTCTTATTCTTTAGAAGAACCTGAATTTTATTCTAATAAATTATTAAATGCTTTTACTGATGAATGGAAAACAAAAAAGAGAGAGTATACCAAGAATGAAGGTTGGAAAATTTTAAATGAGGGTGAAATTGAAGGAGAAGTTATTGTTGCCAATATAGCTACTTTAGTATCACTTCTTGCTACTGAATATGTACCGCATTTTAAAGATAAAATACTAATTCTTGAAGAAATGAATGCCACAATAGATTTGGAAGAAAGAAACTTAAATACTTTAAAAATAAGTGGAGTTTTTGAAGGGGTAAAAGAGCTTATCTTTGGAAAACCCGAAGTGTATAACAATAAAAACTCAAATCTTGAATATATAGATATTATTAAGGAAGTATTAGGAAAAAGAGATTATCCTATTATTTATAACTTTGATTGTGGGCATACTATCCCAAGTCTTATGATTTCACAAGATAGTTTATTATCTTTAAAAGCAAGTGATAAAGAGGGTATAAAAGTAGAAATATTAAAAAATTCATTTATTGATGATTAA